In Lewinellaceae bacterium, a single window of DNA contains:
- a CDS encoding SDR family NAD(P)-dependent oxidoreductase — translation MKIHDNKILITGGATGIGLGLAERFIAENNTVIICGRREAPLKEASEQFPSIIARRCDLSLAEERVALFQWIAAEHGDLNVLVNNAGIQQWMSVSDPEFYQRAKEEIAINIEAPVHLTSLFLELRSLDTIMNVTSGLSFVPLAKVPVYSASKAFFHSYTLSLRYLMKPRGIEVIEVIPPALNTDLGGKGIHDDAPPVSDFTAAIFEQLRQGKTELTFGFSEAVSKAGPEGLQQVFSRMNP, via the coding sequence ATGAAAATTCATGACAACAAAATTTTAATCACCGGCGGAGCCACCGGCATTGGACTGGGGCTGGCCGAACGATTCATCGCAGAAAACAACACCGTCATCATCTGTGGCAGGCGGGAGGCGCCCTTAAAAGAAGCCTCGGAGCAATTTCCTTCCATTATTGCCCGCAGATGCGACCTGTCCCTGGCGGAAGAAAGGGTAGCTCTTTTTCAATGGATTGCAGCAGAACACGGCGATCTGAACGTGCTGGTCAACAATGCCGGCATTCAGCAGTGGATGTCCGTTTCCGATCCCGAATTTTATCAGCGGGCAAAGGAAGAAATAGCGATTAATATCGAGGCGCCGGTCCACCTGACTTCCCTTTTCCTGGAATTGCGTTCACTGGATACGATCATGAATGTAACTTCCGGCCTGTCTTTCGTGCCGCTAGCCAAGGTGCCGGTCTATTCGGCTTCCAAAGCCTTTTTCCACTCCTATACGCTATCCCTCCGCTACCTGATGAAACCCCGCGGCATAGAGGTCATCGAAGTTATTCCCCCCGCGCTCAATACAGACCTCGGCGGCAAAGGCATCCACGATGACGCTCCGCCGGTCAGCGACTTTACAGCGGCCATATTTGAACAACTCAGGCAAGGCAAAACAGAGCTCACCTTTGGGTTCAGCGAAGCGGTGTCCAAGGCCGGGCCGGAGGGCCTGCAGCAAGTTTTCAGCCGGATGAATCCGTGA
- a CDS encoding GNAT family N-acetyltransferase, which produces MPNSDSIFIRQAERAELQTLQEIGRATFFEAFAAQNAASDMANYLNENFSLEKLAAEFDHPESLFFFAELNDRVIGYLKVNWGAAQTEALPDNALEIERIYVLSEYQGKKAGKALFDKAYSIASEKNMAAIWLGVWEENTAAIGFYRKQGFVEFGKHPFRLGEDEQTDLLMKLNI; this is translated from the coding sequence ATGCCCAACTCCGATAGCATATTCATAAGGCAGGCCGAAAGGGCCGAACTGCAAACCCTGCAGGAAATCGGAAGAGCCACTTTTTTCGAAGCATTTGCCGCCCAAAACGCGGCTTCCGATATGGCCAACTACCTGAATGAAAACTTCAGCCTGGAAAAACTGGCGGCAGAGTTCGATCACCCCGAATCCCTATTCTTCTTCGCTGAATTAAACGATCGGGTGATCGGATACCTCAAAGTGAATTGGGGAGCAGCCCAAACCGAAGCGTTACCGGATAATGCTCTGGAGATAGAGCGAATTTACGTTTTATCCGAATATCAAGGCAAGAAGGCCGGAAAGGCGCTGTTCGATAAAGCCTACAGTATCGCCAGCGAAAAGAATATGGCTGCGATATGGCTGGGCGTATGGGAAGAAAACACCGCCGCCATAGGTTTTTACCGGAAACAGGGTTTTGTGGAATTTGGCAAACACCCGTTCCGCCTGGGCGAAGACGAGCAAACCGACCTCCTGATGAAACTGAATATATAA
- a CDS encoding GNAT family N-acetyltransferase, with the protein MKLESKRLAFTRYTPADLPLYLQLVTDDRVMEHIAGRALTDEEGRARFEKALSFNIKDGETGNFMAHSREDGRYLGLAKLTVTAEGEAEIGYALLPEFWGQQYATEIVEYFVGFARRLKRFRRLFAIVDPGNPPSIRVLEKFGFKACKEGEIDGLPAVYYELYLVSV; encoded by the coding sequence ATGAAACTGGAATCCAAACGACTGGCCTTCACCCGCTACACCCCGGCTGACCTGCCGCTGTACCTGCAACTGGTAACCGACGACCGGGTGATGGAACACATTGCCGGCCGGGCGCTCACCGATGAGGAAGGCCGTGCACGCTTTGAAAAGGCACTGTCTTTCAACATCAAAGACGGGGAAACCGGCAATTTCATGGCTCATAGCCGGGAGGATGGGCGATACCTTGGCCTGGCCAAACTCACTGTCACCGCAGAGGGGGAAGCCGAGATTGGTTATGCGCTGCTGCCCGAATTCTGGGGCCAGCAATACGCCACGGAGATCGTCGAATACTTCGTCGGCTTCGCCCGTCGGCTGAAGCGCTTCCGAAGGCTGTTCGCCATCGTCGACCCGGGCAACCCGCCGTCGATACGGGTGCTGGAGAAATTTGGGTTTAAAGCCTGTAAAGAAGGGGAAATTGATGGTTTGCCGGCGGTTTATTATGAGTTATATTTGGTATCTGTTTAG
- a CDS encoding pyridoxamine 5'-phosphate oxidase family protein → MELFKLAKAELLRSNADRRHPFLYFTLATFGQYPEARTVVKRHAGQDLSLLFFTDSRTPKVSQIKKNAKVSALFYHPKKKLQVRMKGLAELIGKGDESYDQFLEQIKNSRALKDYTARQAPGSEVGDESEIVFGEEAHFIAIKIKPAYMDVLRLGREQHERRRYTLEGENWEEAVLVP, encoded by the coding sequence ATGGAACTATTCAAACTGGCAAAAGCCGAGTTGCTCAGAAGCAATGCCGACCGCAGGCACCCCTTTTTGTATTTCACCCTGGCCACATTCGGCCAGTACCCTGAAGCCCGGACCGTAGTAAAACGCCATGCAGGCCAGGATTTGTCCCTGTTGTTCTTTACGGATTCCAGGACGCCTAAAGTGAGCCAGATCAAGAAGAACGCAAAGGTTTCGGCTCTTTTTTATCACCCCAAAAAGAAGCTGCAGGTCCGGATGAAGGGATTAGCGGAACTCATAGGCAAGGGAGATGAAAGCTATGATCAATTCCTGGAACAGATCAAAAACTCCAGGGCTTTAAAGGACTATACCGCCCGGCAGGCACCCGGAAGTGAAGTAGGGGATGAGTCGGAGATCGTTTTCGGAGAGGAGGCCCACTTCATTGCCATTAAAATAAAGCCGGCGTATATGGACGTTTTGCGGCTCGGCAGAGAACAGCATGAAAGAAGAAGGTATACGTTGGAAGGGGAAAATTGGGAGGAGGCCGTTTTAGTGCCCTAG
- a CDS encoding GNAT family N-acetyltransferase codes for MSIEPLTAESLAEFARLALELWPECAYEEEYRNAEKLLGAEKDAVFLGKAPDGECMAFILLSLRHEYVEGTNSAPVGYIEGIYVKPGYRRAGMAKRLVEFGEAWCREQGCVEMASDAEIGNVESQAFHEEMGFEEANRVVCYRKGLG; via the coding sequence ATGTCGATCGAACCCCTCACCGCCGAAAGCCTGGCGGAATTCGCCCGCCTCGCGCTGGAACTCTGGCCGGAATGCGCCTACGAGGAAGAATACCGGAACGCCGAAAAGCTGTTGGGCGCTGAAAAAGACGCCGTATTTTTGGGCAAGGCCCCGGATGGCGAATGCATGGCCTTCATCCTGCTGTCCTTGCGCCATGAATATGTGGAAGGGACAAATTCGGCCCCGGTGGGCTACATCGAGGGCATCTACGTCAAACCGGGCTACCGCCGGGCCGGCATGGCCAAAAGGCTGGTGGAATTCGGCGAGGCCTGGTGCCGGGAGCAGGGCTGCGTCGAAATGGCTTCCGATGCAGAAATTGGGAATGTGGAGAGCCAGGCTTTTCACGAGGAGATGGGCTTTGAAGAGGCGAACCGGGTGGTGTGTTACCGGAAGGGGCTGGGGTGA
- a CDS encoding glycoside hydrolase family 3 C-terminal domain-containing protein: protein MTLEEKASLCSGQTAWTTKPVERLGVPSIFMTDGPHGLRKAEGFDFANSVPATCFPTASALASSWDVALLETVGQALARESQANDVQILLGPGVNMKRSPLGGRNFEYFSEDPILSGKLAAAYIKGVQSQGVGTSLKHFAVNNQEFERMNMSSDIGEQALYEIYLPAFEIAVKEAQPWTVMCAYNRVNGVYASENPYLLDDILKKQWGFNGFVVSDWGAVNERPAGVAAGLHLEMPASDGINDKKIVEAVQKGELSEARLDEITTELLAVILMAHDRRQEVSFDPQEHHELARKVSRECIVLLKNDGNLLPLQTDKAKKVAVIGGFAKMPRYQGAGSSQVRPTQLSNAYDELSKALGAGAAISYAEGYTADANTDDQLLAEARKQAAAADVAIVFAGLPDSYESEGFDRANIDMPDSHNRLIEAVAATQPNTVVVLMNGSAVAMPWAPKAKAIVEGWLGGQAGGGTIADVLTGKANPSGKLSETFPQRLEDTPAFLDFPGRNGHARYGEGLFIGYRYYDKAKIDPLFPFGHGLSYTTFSYTGIETSASAAKDTDAVSVEVKVKNTGKVAGKEVVQLYVHNGAAELFRPEKELKHFAKVELNPGEEKAVRFELSYRDFAHYDARVHDWQVNSGPYAILAGGSSTSLPLKANVDIEATRIKYPKLTPNSLLKELNRSPLGQMVYQQMMAGMMQAMMGGGQTTSSPEEEAARKKTATMMEVFFREMPLRNLVIMSRGNFTEEMMEGLLKQMNE from the coding sequence ATGACGCTGGAGGAAAAAGCCTCCCTTTGCTCCGGCCAAACCGCCTGGACGACCAAGCCGGTGGAGCGCCTGGGCGTTCCTTCCATTTTCATGACCGACGGCCCGCATGGCCTGCGCAAAGCGGAAGGCTTCGACTTTGCCAACAGCGTGCCAGCCACCTGCTTCCCTACGGCCTCCGCCCTGGCGTCTTCCTGGGATGTAGCGCTGCTGGAAACCGTCGGCCAGGCGCTGGCCCGCGAAAGCCAGGCCAATGATGTGCAAATCCTGCTCGGGCCCGGCGTGAATATGAAGCGGTCGCCATTAGGCGGCCGCAATTTCGAGTACTTTTCCGAAGACCCCATCCTGTCGGGCAAGCTGGCCGCCGCCTATATCAAAGGCGTGCAGAGCCAGGGCGTCGGGACCTCCCTGAAGCACTTTGCGGTCAATAACCAGGAGTTTGAACGGATGAACATGAGTTCGGATATAGGCGAACAGGCGCTCTACGAGATCTATCTGCCCGCCTTCGAGATTGCCGTCAAAGAAGCGCAGCCCTGGACGGTCATGTGCGCCTACAACCGGGTGAACGGGGTGTACGCTTCCGAGAATCCTTACTTATTGGATGATATCCTGAAAAAACAATGGGGTTTCAACGGCTTTGTCGTCTCCGACTGGGGCGCCGTCAATGAACGGCCGGCGGGCGTTGCGGCGGGCCTCCACCTGGAAATGCCCGCCAGCGACGGCATCAACGACAAAAAGATCGTCGAAGCCGTTCAAAAAGGCGAACTGAGCGAAGCGCGCCTGGATGAAATAACCACTGAACTGCTGGCCGTCATCCTGATGGCTCATGACCGCCGGCAGGAAGTGTCTTTTGACCCGCAGGAGCACCACGAACTGGCGAGAAAAGTAAGCCGCGAGTGTATCGTCCTGTTGAAAAATGACGGCAACCTCCTTCCTTTGCAAACGGACAAAGCAAAAAAGGTGGCAGTCATCGGCGGCTTTGCCAAAATGCCGCGCTACCAGGGCGCCGGCAGCTCGCAAGTCAGGCCCACTCAACTGTCCAATGCTTACGATGAATTGTCGAAAGCCCTGGGCGCCGGAGCCGCCATCAGCTATGCCGAGGGCTATACTGCAGACGCCAATACCGATGACCAACTGCTGGCAGAGGCCCGCAAGCAGGCTGCCGCCGCCGATGTGGCCATCGTGTTCGCCGGCCTGCCCGACAGCTACGAATCGGAAGGATTCGACCGGGCCAACATCGATATGCCGGACAGCCACAACCGGCTGATCGAAGCAGTAGCCGCTACCCAGCCCAATACGGTGGTGGTGCTGATGAACGGCTCGGCCGTGGCGATGCCCTGGGCGCCGAAAGCCAAAGCCATCGTAGAAGGCTGGCTCGGCGGCCAGGCCGGCGGCGGCACTATTGCCGACGTGCTGACGGGCAAGGCCAACCCTTCCGGCAAGTTGTCCGAAACGTTCCCCCAGAGGCTGGAAGACACCCCTGCTTTCCTCGACTTTCCCGGCCGCAACGGCCATGCCCGTTACGGCGAAGGCCTCTTCATCGGCTATCGTTACTACGACAAGGCTAAGATTGACCCCCTGTTTCCCTTCGGCCATGGCCTGAGCTATACTACCTTCAGCTATACCGGCATTGAAACCAGTGCTTCCGCCGCCAAGGATACCGACGCCGTCAGCGTGGAAGTAAAGGTGAAAAATACGGGAAAAGTAGCCGGCAAAGAGGTGGTGCAGTTGTACGTTCACAACGGCGCTGCGGAGTTGTTCCGCCCCGAAAAAGAACTGAAGCATTTCGCCAAGGTGGAACTGAACCCGGGAGAAGAAAAGGCTGTGCGGTTCGAACTGAGCTATCGCGATTTTGCCCATTACGACGCCAGAGTCCACGACTGGCAGGTGAACAGCGGCCCCTATGCCATCCTGGCCGGCGGCTCTTCGACCAGCCTGCCCCTGAAAGCCAATGTAGACATTGAGGCCACCAGGATCAAATACCCTAAATTGACCCCCAATTCTCTGCTCAAGGAACTGAACCGCTCGCCTCTGGGCCAGATGGTGTACCAGCAAATGATGGCGGGCATGATGCAGGCCATGATGGGTGGGGGCCAAACTACTTCTTCTCCTGAGGAAGAGGCAGCCCGCAAAAAAACCGCCACCATGATGGAGGTTTTCTTCAGGGAGATGCCGCTGCGCAACCTGGTCATTATGTCGAGGGGGAATTTTACCGAGGAGATGATGGAAGGGTTGTTGAAGCAGATGAATGAATAA
- a CDS encoding ankyrin repeat domain-containing protein, which yields MASGDWKALVKALWDGDLESARYFIQLGVDVNYEHPELLTTPLIEAVQGGQVELVALLLEHGADPRQRAGFNEKTPLEIAKADNQEEIIQLLEAHSSPKSSSFYFWRKWFWH from the coding sequence ATGGCATCTGGAGATTGGAAAGCATTAGTGAAAGCTTTATGGGACGGAGACTTGGAATCGGCCCGGTATTTCATTCAGTTGGGCGTGGATGTCAACTACGAGCACCCGGAGCTGTTGACCACGCCCCTGATCGAAGCGGTACAGGGCGGGCAGGTAGAATTAGTGGCCCTTCTGCTGGAGCACGGCGCCGACCCCAGGCAGCGAGCCGGATTTAATGAAAAAACGCCGTTGGAGATAGCAAAGGCCGATAATCAGGAAGAGATCATTCAGCTGCTGGAAGCACACAGCAGCCCTAAAAGTTCAAGTTTTTACTTCTGGCGGAAGTGGTTTTGGCACTAA
- a CDS encoding phosphoribosylamine--glycine ligase, whose translation MPPGTRKDNIPYIRPKLTYQKVKPKKERKRRFLFVSRWGDILDLAHATHQEGNDVKLFIEYKPCREVGDGFVPKVRNWEKRIDWADIIIFDYTGYGKRAAELRAAGKYVVGGTEYADKLELDRSFGQSELKRHKIKILNYQEFSSFHDAIDFVQANPNTYVIKPSGETQDYKQLLFVGKEEDGNDIVRVLKAYEKTWGDKGWNFQLQRKVNGVEVSVAAFFNGREFIRPINITFEHKKLFPKELGVSTGEMGTSMFWTDDNPIFDATLGKLAGTLAKDQFVGHIDINCIVNGNGIYPLEFTTRFGFPQIFIQRAGINEPIGNMLYRIAKGESFKINTKKGFQVGAYIVVPPFPYNDPETFNLFSRDAVVVVKKKVKEGLHLMHLKQVSGEWLITGDSGIALMVAGTGTTMKEAQKMMYNRINNVLINNAYYRTDIGDRWGEDSDKLWAWKLL comes from the coding sequence ATGCCGCCAGGCACAAGGAAAGACAATATTCCATACATTCGCCCCAAGTTAACCTATCAAAAAGTGAAACCGAAAAAAGAAAGGAAACGGCGGTTCCTGTTCGTCTCCCGCTGGGGCGACATCCTCGACCTCGCCCACGCCACTCACCAGGAAGGCAATGACGTGAAACTGTTTATCGAATACAAGCCCTGCCGCGAAGTGGGCGACGGCTTTGTGCCGAAGGTGAGGAATTGGGAAAAAAGGATCGACTGGGCCGACATCATCATCTTCGACTACACGGGATACGGAAAAAGAGCTGCCGAGCTGAGAGCTGCCGGCAAGTACGTTGTCGGCGGCACCGAATACGCAGACAAGCTGGAACTGGACCGCAGCTTCGGGCAGAGCGAATTGAAGCGCCACAAGATCAAAATCCTCAATTACCAGGAGTTCAGTTCCTTTCACGATGCTATTGATTTCGTGCAGGCCAACCCCAACACCTACGTCATCAAGCCCAGCGGAGAAACCCAGGACTACAAGCAACTGCTGTTCGTGGGCAAGGAAGAGGACGGCAACGACATCGTCCGGGTGCTGAAAGCCTACGAAAAAACCTGGGGCGACAAGGGGTGGAACTTCCAGCTCCAGCGCAAGGTCAACGGCGTGGAAGTCTCGGTGGCTGCTTTCTTCAACGGGCGGGAGTTCATCCGGCCCATCAACATCACGTTCGAGCACAAAAAGCTCTTCCCCAAGGAGCTGGGCGTCTCCACCGGCGAAATGGGCACCAGCATGTTCTGGACGGACGACAACCCCATCTTCGACGCCACCCTCGGCAAACTGGCCGGCACCCTGGCCAAAGACCAGTTCGTAGGCCACATCGACATCAACTGCATCGTCAACGGAAACGGCATCTACCCGCTGGAGTTTACTACCCGCTTCGGCTTCCCGCAGATTTTTATCCAACGGGCGGGCATCAACGAACCCATTGGAAATATGCTGTACCGCATCGCCAAAGGCGAAAGTTTTAAAATAAATACCAAAAAGGGCTTTCAGGTGGGCGCCTACATAGTGGTGCCCCCCTTCCCCTACAACGACCCGGAGACCTTCAACCTCTTCTCCAGGGACGCCGTGGTGGTGGTAAAAAAGAAGGTGAAGGAAGGGCTGCACCTCATGCACCTCAAACAGGTCAGCGGCGAGTGGCTGATCACCGGCGACTCGGGCATCGCCCTGATGGTGGCCGGCACGGGCACCACCATGAAGGAGGCGCAGAAAATGATGTACAACCGCATCAACAATGTGCTGATCAACAATGCTTACTACCGCACCGACATCGGCGACCGCTGGGGGGAGGATTCGGATAAGTTGTGGGCGTGGAAGTTGTTGTAG